The following proteins come from a genomic window of Ornithinimicrobium cryptoxanthini:
- a CDS encoding sterol carrier family protein yields MPPRRRIAPDQGESALAVWRSAPEQAPRQVVAMAVRYMLEELGARAPGRSVEVRVPPFGAVQCIEGPRHTRGTPTNVIETDGQTWLRLVTGASTWAAERDAGTVRASGQRADLVDYLPLD; encoded by the coding sequence TTGCCTCCACGTCGTCGCATCGCACCCGATCAGGGCGAGTCGGCTCTGGCCGTATGGCGTAGCGCCCCTGAGCAGGCTCCTCGCCAGGTCGTCGCGATGGCGGTGCGCTACATGCTGGAGGAACTGGGTGCCCGTGCCCCGGGGCGCTCGGTCGAGGTCCGGGTGCCGCCCTTCGGCGCGGTCCAGTGCATCGAGGGCCCCCGGCACACGCGCGGCACTCCGACCAACGTGATCGAGACCGACGGCCAGACCTGGCTGCGACTCGTGACCGGCGCGAGCACGTGGGCGGCGGAGCGCGACGCGGGCACCGTGCGCGCCAGCGGGCAGCGCGCCGACCTGGTGGACTATCTGCCGCTCGACTGA
- a CDS encoding LLM class flavin-dependent oxidoreductase — MRHGICILPEYPWREAEPIWRRAEEMGFDHAWTYDHLVWGGLPDSPWHSTVATLTAAAMVTERIGLGTLVSSPNFRHPVALARDALTLQDISGGRVLLGVGAGGDLDSRVLGDDLTRGERSRRFREFVPLLERSLREDHVEHDGEFYRAVDARNRISEPTPLLVAANGPRAMDLAVRYAAGWVTTGPAAGDWAERDAVDQWWTGVAEVAERFTDAEQAAGECADGTDSGAAVVGPRSPMARYLTLDASGPAALSSVEFLTDQVGRAEELGFTDVIVHWPRAEPPYQSDIAVLEGYLRTLS, encoded by the coding sequence ATGCGTCACGGCATCTGCATCCTTCCCGAATATCCCTGGCGCGAGGCCGAGCCGATCTGGCGAAGGGCCGAGGAGATGGGGTTCGACCACGCCTGGACCTATGACCACCTGGTCTGGGGCGGGCTGCCGGACTCGCCGTGGCACTCGACGGTCGCCACCCTCACCGCCGCGGCGATGGTCACCGAGCGCATCGGCCTGGGCACGCTGGTCAGCTCGCCCAACTTTCGGCACCCCGTCGCCCTGGCCCGCGACGCCCTGACCCTGCAGGACATCAGCGGTGGCCGCGTCCTGCTGGGGGTCGGCGCCGGCGGCGATCTCGACTCTCGCGTGCTGGGTGATGACCTGACCAGGGGTGAGCGGTCGCGCCGGTTCCGCGAGTTCGTGCCTCTGCTTGAGCGCAGTCTGCGTGAGGACCACGTCGAGCACGACGGCGAGTTCTATCGTGCGGTCGACGCCCGCAACCGGATCAGCGAGCCGACCCCGCTGCTCGTCGCCGCGAACGGTCCGCGGGCCATGGACCTGGCCGTGAGGTATGCCGCGGGCTGGGTCACCACCGGACCCGCCGCTGGGGACTGGGCTGAGCGGGACGCGGTCGATCAGTGGTGGACCGGCGTCGCCGAGGTCGCCGAACGGTTCACCGACGCGGAGCAGGCTGCCGGGGAGTGCGCGGACGGGACTGACAGCGGTGCCGCGGTCGTGGGGCCGCGCTCGCCGATGGCGCGCTATCTCACCCTGGACGCCTCCGGCCCTGCGGCGCTCAGCTCCGTGGAGTTCCTCACCGACCAGGTCGGGCGGGCCGAGGAGCTGGGCTTCACCGACGTCATCGTGCACTGGCCCCGTGCG